The window CGGTGGCGATCTCGTCGAACACCAGCAGCACGTCGTGCGCGTCGCACGCCTCCCGCAGCACCCGCAGGTAGTCGGGTGAGTGGAAGCGCATCCCGCCCGCGCCCTGCACCACCGGCTCCACGATGACCGCGGCCAGCTCGTCCGCGTGCCGCGCGATCAGCTCGCGCAGATGCTCCGCGTACGACTCCTCGTACTCCGCGGGCGGCGCGTCCGCGAAGACCTGGCGCGGGAGCACGCCGGTCCACAGCTCGTGCATCCCGCCCTCGGGGTCGCACACCGACATGGGGTTCCAGGTGTCGCCGTGGTAGCCCCCGCGCCAGGTCAGCAGCCGCCGCTTGCCCGGCCGGCCGAGCGAACGCCAGTACTGCAGGCACATCTTCACCGCGACCTCGACCGAAACCGAGCCCGAGTCGGCCAGGAACACATGCTCCAGGCCGTCCGGTGACATGTCGACAAGGAGCTTCGCGAGCCGTACGGCGGGCTCGTGGGTGAGCCCGCCGAACATCACATGGCTCATCCGGCCCAGCTGCTCGTGCGCGGCCTCGTTGAGCACGGGGTGGCTGTAGCCGTGGATGGCCGACCACCACGACGACATCCCGTCGACCAGCTCGCCCGAGCCGTCCGCGAGCCGCAGCCGGACCCCGCTCGCCGACTCCACGACGAGCGGTTCGGCACGGCCGGGCATCGGCCCGTAGGGATGCCAGACGTGCTTGCGGTCCAGTTCCAGCAGTTCCGGGACGCTCGGCCGGGACAGGTCAGGCATTGGGCGCGAGGTCCGTTCCGGCACCACGGCGACGCACGGCGACGAGATCGGGGCGCGCCTCCTGGGCGGCGGGCGTGGCCGTCACGGCGGCCGTACCGCACACCCCGCCGCCGGCGTGGGACCCGCAGCCGGCCTCGGCGTGCGAGCCGCAGCCGGCCTCCGCCTCGGACCCGCACCCGGCGCCCTCGTGCGACCCGCATCCGCCGCCGGCGGCCGTGGCCCGGTGCTCCGGGAGCGTGACCTCCCCGGCGCCCTCCACCTCGAACCCGGCGTCCGCGATCATCTCCAGGTCGGCCTTGCCGGCCTGGCCCTCGCTGGTCAGGTAGTCGCCGAGGAAGATGGAGTTGGCCAGGTTCAGCGCGAGCGGCTGCATCGTGCGCAGGTGGACCTCGCGGCCGCCCGCGATCCGGACCTCCACGTCCGGACAGACGAAGCGGACCATCGCGAGGATGCGCAGGCAGCGCTGCGGGGTGAGGTTCCACTCCTTGGCCAGCGGGGTGCCCTCGAACGGGATCAGGAAGTTCACCGGCACCGAGTCCGGGTCCAGCGCGCGCAGCGAGTAGACGACGTCGACCAGGTCCTCGTCGCTCTCGCCCATGCCCGCGATCAGACCGGAGCAGGCGGACAGACCGGCCGCGTGCGCCTTCTGCACCGTGTCCACCCGGTCGGCGTACGTGTGGGTGGTGGTGATGTCCCCGTAGGTGGACTCGGAGGTGTTCAGGTTGTGGTTGTAGGCGTCCGCACCGGCCTCGCGCAGCCGCTCGGCCTGGCCGTCGGAGAGCAGACCGAGGCAGGCGCACACCTCGACGTCCTCGTTCTGGTCCTTGATGGCCTTGATGGTGTCCGAGACCCGGTCCACGTCCCGGTCGGTCGGGCCGCGCCCGCTGGCCACCAGGCAGACGCGCTTGGCGCCGCCCGCCAGCCCGGCGGCGGCCGCCTGGGAGGCCTCGTCCGGCTTGAGCCAGGTGTACTTCAGGATCTCGGCCTTGGAGCCCAGCCGCTGGGAGCAGTAGGAGCAGTCCTCCGGGCACAGGCCGGACTTGAGGTTCACCAGATAGTTGAGTTTCACCCGTCGCCCGAACCAGTGCCGGCGCACCTTGCCGGCCGCGGCCACCACATCGAGCAGGTCGTCGTCGGAGGTGGCCAGCACGGCGAGTGCTTCCTCGCGGGTCGGCAGCTCGCGCCGCAGCCCCTTGTCCACCAGCGTGTTCAGCAGGTCCATGAGGTCCGATCCTGGCCTACGGGACCGCCCCTGGCCAAGGAGACTTCGCACAAGCCCGACAGTTCTCCGTGTGGGTATCGCCACACAGTGGGCGGCCGGGCGGCCCGCTAGGGTCTGTGCGCTACCTACAAAAGCACCGGAGGGGTTCATGGCGTTCGGGTGGATCGACGAGCAGGCGGAGGCGCGCCGCCGCGCCGGACTCGTACGAACCCTGCGGCCGCGCCCCGCCGACTCGCCGCTGCTGGACCTGGCGAGCAACGACTACCTGGGCCTGGCGCACCACCCCGAGGTGACCGAGGGCGCGGCGCGGGCCGCCCGTACCTGGGGCGGGGGAGCCACCGGTTCACGTCTGGTCACCGGCACCACCGAGCTGCACTCCGAGCTGGAGCGCGAACTGGCCGCCTACTGCGGATTCGAGGCGGCCCTGGTCTTCTCCTCCGGCTACGCGGCCAACCTGGCCGCGGTCACCGCGCTGGGCCCGCACGGCTCGCTGATCGTCTCCGACGCGGGCAACCACGCCTCGCTCATCGACGGCTGCCGGCTCGCCCGGGGGGCGACGCAGGTCGTCGGGCACGGCGATCCCGAGGCCGTGCGCAAGGCCCTGGCCACGCACGAGGGGACGGCGATCGTCGTCTCCGACACCGTGTTCTCGGTCGACGGGGACCAGGCGCCGCTGGCCGGGCTGGCCGCGGCGTGCCGGGAGCACGGCGCGGGCCTGGTGGTGGACGACGCCCACGGTCTCGGCGTGCTGGGCGACGGCGGACGGGGCGCGCCGTACGCGACCGGTCTGGCCGGTGCCGAGGACGTGGTCGTGACGGCCACCCTGTCCAAGTCGCTGGGCAGCCAGGGCGGGGTGGTGCTCGGCCCGGCCCGGGTGATCGGCCATCTGGTCAACGCGGCCCGGACGTTCATCTTCGACACCGGTCTGGCGCCGGCGGCCGTGGGTGCCGCGCTGGCCGCGCTGCGGCTGCTCGTCCGGGAACCGGAGCGCGCGGCGCGGGCCCGGGAGGTGGCTTCGGAACTGCACGCACGGCTGACCGCCGCGGGCCTGGAAGCGGTACGTCCGGACGCCGCGGTGGTCTCCGTGCGGGCACCGTCCCCGGAGCAGGCGGTGCGCTGGGCGGCCGACTGCCGTACAGCGGGTCTGGCCGTGGGCTGTTTCCGTCCTCCCTCCGTGCCCGACGGCATCTCACGGCTGAGGCTGACCGCCCGGGCGGACCTGTCCGGGGCCGAGATCGAACGCGCTGTACGGGTGATCGGCGAGACGCGACCATGAGTCGGCGTGACACGGCCGGGCGTCGCCGCCAGGGGATGTGATCAGAGGCGGGCGGGGTGTCGGTGGATCACGGGAGCGTGGTCACGAACTCCGCCCAGCTCTCGGGGGAGAAGAGCAGTGCGGGTCCGGCAGGGTCCTTCGAGTCGCGCACGGCGAGCAGCCCGGCCCAGGGGCCGGTGTCCGGCCGGGCCGTCTCCACGCAGTTGTTGGCTCCCGTGCTGTGGCTGCTGCGCAGCCAGCTCACGTCGTGCAGGTCGGTACTGGCAGGGACGTTCCGAGGCAGAGCGGTCATGGTGCCTCCTTACGCGCCGTCACCTATCCCGGCGATGTAGTCCAACGAGTCCTCGGGTGAAAGGGCTTGGTTCTGAAGGGACTTGAAGGCCTGCGAGTAGGCCATCAGGTCTTCTTTCCGTTCGAGGTAGAGGCTACTCGTCAACTGGTCGACAACAACCACATCCAGATCAGAAGTGCTCGGAAATGAGAAGATAACGAAAGGCCCGGTGAGGCCGACATGCGCTCCGGCGCCGAACGGCAGTACCTGGAGCCGTACTTGGGGCAGCCGGGCGGCCTCCTCCAGCCGCTCCAGCTGCCGGGTCATCACCCCGGGACCGCCGACCTCGCGGCGCAGCACCGCCTCGTCGAGCACCGCGCTGAGCTCCAGCGGCGGGTGCGAACGCAGCACGTCCTGCCTGGCCAGACGTACTTCCACCAGCGCGTCCAGGTGCTCCTCGTCCAGGTCGTTCACGGCCGCCCGGGTCACCGCGGTGGCGTACTCGGCGGTCTGCAGCAGCCCCGGCACGACCGTCGTCTCCAGGGTGCGCATGACGCTCGCCTGCGACTCCAGACTGATGAAATCCCGGTACGTCGGCGGCAGCACCCCGCGATAGGCGTGCCACCACCGGTTGCTACCACCGGCGTCCTCCGACCCCGCCAGCATCAGCAGCAACTCGCGCAGATGTCCGCCCCGCACCCCGTAGGCGTCCAGGAGTAACCGCAGATCGGCCGGTTTCACACCGCTCGCGCCGGTCTCGATGCGGCTCACCTTCGACTGGTGCCAGCCGACCAGCTGCGCCGCCTCCCCGCTCGTGAGCCCAGCACCGGTACGCAGCGTGCGCAGTTCGGCGCCCAGTTTGCGGCGGCGCACCGCGGGACCGTTCTGCATGGGCTCCTCCTTACTCCTTATGGACCGCCCGGATACGGCTGCGCGTCGCAGAGTTCACCGCTTCGGGCGACAGATATATGCATATCTTGGTGGATCGCTCCCCGTGACCGGCCCGGTGATGGCAGTCTGGCGACGAGCACCAGTCCGGGACCGTACTCGAACCATCCGCTCCATGTCGGACTGCGGTCCCGCGGGAAAGGGACGACGTCGCCATGGCAGACCATCTGGAAGCATCCGTCACTCTGCCGAGCGATCCCGCCTCGGTCTCCGCGGCCCGCGCCTACGTGGTGGGGACGCTCGCGGAGTGGGGCCTGCCGTCGGACACCGACGTGGCCGACACCGTCCGGCTCATCGTCTCCGAACTCGCCACCAACGCCGTACAGCACACCTTCGGACAGTCACCCACCTTCACGGTCGACATCGCGCTGGACCGTGACGAACACCTGCGCATCGGCGTCACGGACAGTCATCCCCGCTTCCCCAAGAGACTGCCCGCCGCCGTCCAGCAGGACAACGGGCGCGGCATGGTCATCATCCGCTGTCTCACCGCCGAGTGCGGCGGCAAGCTCCGCGTCCGCCCGACCCGTGAGGGGGGCAAGACGGTGTTCATCGAACTTCCGTGGGCGCTGCCGGTCGAGCCGGTGGCGGCCGGAGGCCAGCAGGAACCGTAGCCCGGCACGCGCGCCCGGACGCCGTGACGCCCCGCCCGCGGCCTCCTCGGAGGTCGCGGCCGGGGCTGGACACCGGTGTCCGGGACGCCGCTGTTCGCGCTGATCCTCAGTGTGCCGGCCCCGGGCGCCATGGCTCCAGGCGGGCGCCGAGGCGGCGCTGACGGTCCTCGGAGCGGCCCCGCCGCCGGAGCCGCTCCTGCCGTGACGTCGGGTCAGCTCACCCGGCCGTACCACACGCTCTTCGTCCAGATCTTCTGGAGCCGCACCACGTCACCGGTCCTGGGCGCGTGCCAGATCTTGCCGTGACCGGCGTAGATGCCGACGTGGTAGACGCTGGAACCGGAGTGGAAGAACACCAGGTCGCCCGCCTTGCGGCTCCTGGCCGAGATGTGGTGCGACTTGTTGTACTGCTGGGCGGCGGTGCGTGGCAGCTTCTTGCCCGCCTTCTTGAACGAGTAGAGCGTCAGCCCCGAGCAGTCGAAGCGCCGCGGCCCGGTGGCCCCGTACTGGTACGGAGCACCCTTCTTGGAGGCCGCGATCTTCAGTGCCTTCGTCGCGGTGGCCGCGGTGGTCGCGGCCGAGGCGTCGGTGGCGAGGCCGGGCACCGCGATGGAGCCGCCGACGGCGGCGAGTGTCAGAGCCGAGGCCGTGCCGGCCCGGGCCATCAGCGACGGGACACGATTGAGCGCAGACATGCGCAACCCTTCGTCAGCCGCCTGTGAAGGATGACCTGTCGGATTCGGGCTGGCGAAGTTGCCCGGCCGCGTTGCCGCGGCTTCACCCCAAGGGCTGCTCGGAACATCCGGTCGTCCGCATCGAGCGGACGAACATCCGTTCCGGCGACCCGTCTAGCTTGGGTCCTCCACTCCTGCCGATCCACTCCTGTCGACCGGTCATCCGCGCGGCGGCAGGACTCGGCGTCCGCCCGGATCGCCCCGCCGCCGTGGCGGGGTCTTGTCGTCAGACAGGGATCTTCACTCACAGGTGTCCGAAAATCCCAATGGAATCGGGGATTTGTGGCGTTACTCACCACTCACCCGTTCGGGTGGACACTGCTCTGTTCGAGACATCGTCAAGTCCCGTTCGTAGCCCCCGACCTGGGGCGGAGCACTCGCCGGGACACCACGGACCGGTCCCGCGCGCAAGCCGGGAGGGTCAGAAAATCATCTGGATATACCTCGGTCGGCCGACAGTCGTTCGGACCGTTTCAACTCCGGCCCGAACGACGCGTCGACGCTCCGGCCCCCGCGGGCCCCACGCGCGTCCGGATCAGCCGACGCCGTCGGGCGGGAGTACGACGCGCGCGGTGCGGCGCTCGCCGTCCAGCACCCGCAGGGCCCGTGCCAGCGTGTCCCCGTGCAGCTCCGTCTCGCCCCGCGCGTGCATCAGCGCGAGCGCGTCACGCAGCTCCGCCGCCTTGCGCACCAGGGCCTGCGCCGCCCGCAGACCGGGATAGGTGTCGCCGTCGCGCGCGGGGTTGATCCGCCCCAGCAGGTCGGCCGCCTCCAGGTAACGGTCGATCAACTCGCCCTCCGCGCGGGTCAGCGCGGGCAGCGGTGGCAGTTCCTGAGGCGGCATCGGGCGCTCACCTCGCGTCCGGTGCGCCGGGCATCTCGCGGCGGCTGGGCACGACGCCGTCCACCAGGCCGTAGGCCAGGGCCCCGGAGGCGTCCAGGACCAGGTCCCGCTCCAGGTCCCGGTGAACCTGCTCCGCCGTGCGCCCCGTGTGCGCCGCGAGGATCGTCTCCGTCAGGGCGCGGGTCCGGGCCAACTCCCCGGCCTGGATCGCGAGGTCGCTGGGCTGCCCCCGCACCGGCTCCGGCAGGGCGGGCTGTTCGAGCACCATGCGGGCGCTCGGCAGCGTGAACCGCTGGCCGTGGGTGCCGGCCGCGAGCAGCACCGCGGCGACGGAGACGGCCTGCCCCAGGCAGTACGTCGCGATGTCGCAGCCGACGTACCGCATCGTGTCGTAGATCGCCGTCATCGCCCCGAAGGAACCGCCCGGGGAGTTGATGTAGAGCGTGATGTCCCGGTCGGGGGCGGCGTGTTCGAGGTACATGAACTGCGCCGTCACGTCGTTCGCGGCGGCGTCGTCGACCGGTGTGCCGAGGAAGACGACCCGGTCCTCGAAGAGCTTGCCGTACGGATCCAGGGTGCGCGCGCCGCTGCCGGTGCGCTCGGTGAACTCGGGCAGGACGTGACGGGCGGACGGTCGGGACATGGGCATACCCCTCCTCATGCCGTGGCCCTCTCTTGGACCCGGCGTCTGTACAGAATGTACAGTACGTACGTGACGTTATGATGGGGGTATGGCCTACGAGATTCCGGTGACGCAAGCCAGGGCTGAGCTCGCCGACCTGATCAACCGGGTGGTGTACGGCGGCGAGCGCGTCGTGGTGACCCGGCACGGCAAGCCCCTCGTCGCGCTGGTCTCGGCCGCCGATCTGGACCGGCTGGACGCGCTCGACGAGCAGGGCGAGGACGGGGTCGTCAGTACGGTGTCGGGGGTCCGCGAGGCCGGTTCCGTCGCCCGCGAACAGCAGCACTTCGGCATCGCGGCCGAGCACCGCCGGCCCGGCGCGCCCTAGCCCACGGGTATGGGTGAGCCCATCGCCCGGTCATACGGGGCCCAAGGTCTGGTTAACGTCGCTGAAACTCCGGCGAACTAGCCTTCCGCTCCACGCCACCAGGGGTTTTTCTGCCGCGTTTCGGCATCCACGGGCAATTTGTCTGTGTGTTACACCTATCCCGCCGTGGTGGCTGCGGCAGCCGGACCCCGCACGGTCCGGAGCAAGGACTGTGAGGTGGGACGTGCAACTGACCCCGCACGAACAAGAGAGGCTGCTGATCCACGTGGCGGCCGACGTGGCCGAGAAGCGCAGGGCCCGCGGACTCAGGCTCAACCACCCGGAGGCGGTCGCCCTCATCACGTCGCACATCCTGGAGGGCGCCCGGGACGGCCGTACCGTGGCCGAACTGATGTCCTCCGGCCGCAAACTCCTCACCCGGGACGACGTCATGGACGGTGTTCCCGAGATGATCCACGACGTCCAGGTGGAGGCCACCTTCCCGGACGGCACCAAGCTCGTCACCGTCCACGAGCCGATCATCTGAGGGGGCCGCGATGATTCCTGGAGAGATCCTCTTCGCCGAGGAACCCGTCAACTTCAACGACGGCCGTGAGGTCGTCCGTCTGAGGGTTCTCAACGCCGCCGACCGGCCTGTCCAGGTCGGCTCCCACTACCACTTCGCCGAGGCCAACCCCGGCCTGGAGTTCGACCGGGCGGCCGCGCGCGGCAGGCGGCTGAACATCGCCGCCGGCACCGCCGTGCGCTTCGAACCCGGCATCCCCGTCGACATCGAACTCGTCGCCCTCGTCGGCGCCCGGATCGTGCCCGGCCTGCGCGGGGAGACCGGAGGTGCCCTCGATGCCTGAGATCTCCCGCGGCGCCTACGCCGACCTGTTCGGGCCGACCACCGGCGACCGGATCCGGCTCGCCGACACCGACCTGCTGATCGAGATCGAGGAGGACCGCTGCGGCGGCCCCGGCCGGTCGGGTGACGAGGCCGTCTTCGGCGGCGGCAAGGTCATCCGCGAGTCCATGGGCCAGTCCCGCGCCACCCGGGCCGAGGGCACCCCCGACACCGTGATCACCGGTGCCGTCGTGATCGACCACTGGGGCATCGTCAAGGCCGACGTCGGCATCCGCGACGGGCGGATCACCGGCATCGGCAAGGCCGGCAACCCCGACACCATGGACGGCGTCCACCGCGATCTGGTCATCGGCCCCGAGACCGAGATCATCGCGGGCAACGGCCGCATCCTGACCGCCGGTGCCATCGACGCCCACGTCCACTTCATCTGCCCACAGGTCGCCGACGAGGCCCTGGCCTCCGGCATCACCACCCTGGTGGGCGGCGGCACCGGCCCCGCCGAGGGCTCCAAGGCGACCACCGTGACGCCCGGCCCCTGGCACCTGGCCCGGATGCTGGAGGCGATGGAGGCGTACCCCGTCAACGTCGGCCTCCTCGGCAAGGGCAACACCGTCAGCCACGAGGCGATGCTCTCCCAGATCAGCGGCGGCGCCGTCGGTCTCAAGCTGCACGAGGACTGGGGCTCCACCCCGGCCGTCATCGACGCCGCGCTCACCGTGGCCGACCGGACCGGCATCCAGGTCGCCATCCACACGGACACCCTGAACGAGGCGGGTTTCGTCGGCGACACCCTAGCCGCGATCGCGGGCCGGGGGATCCACTCGTACCACACCGAGGGTGCGGGCGGCGGGCACGCGCCGGACATCATGACCGTGGTCTCCCGGCCGAACGTACTGCCCAGCTCCACCAATCCGACCCGGCCGTTCACCGTCAACACCGCCGAGGAACACCTCGACATGCTGATGGTGTGCCACCACCTCAATCCCGCGGTGCCGGAGGACCTGGCGTTCGCGGAGTCCCGGATCCGGCCGTCGACGATCGGCGCGGAGGACATCCTCCACGACCTCGGCGCGATCTCGATCATCTCCTCCGACTCCCAGGCCATGGGGCGCGTCGGCGAGGTGATCCTGCGCACCTGGCAGACGGCCCACGTGATGAAGGGCCGCCGGGGAGCGCTGCCCGGCGACGGCCGCGCGGACAACCACCGGGTACGTCGCTATGTCGCCAAGTACACGATCAACCCGGCGCTCGCCCAGGGACTCGCCGCCGAGATCGGCTCGGTCGAGACCGGCAAGCTCGCCGACCTGGTGCTGTGGGAGCCCGCGTTCTTCGGCGTCAAACCGCTTCTCGTCATCAAGGGCGGGCAGATCGCCTACGCGCAGATGGGCGACGCCAACGCCTCCATCCCCACCCCGCAGCCGATCCTGCCCCGCCCGATGTACGGGGCGATCGGGCGGGCCCCGGCCGCCAACTCCGTCAACTTCGTCGCCTCCCCGGCGATCGAGGACGGGCTGCCGGAGCGGCTGCGGCTCGGCAAGCGGTTCGTGGCGATCGAGTCGACGCGCCGGGTCACCAAGGCCGACATGCGGGAGAACGACGCCCTGCCGGACGTCCGGATCGACCCCGACAGTTTCGCCGTGCACATCGACGGCGAACTGGTCGAGGCCACCCCGGCGGCCGAACTGCCCATGGCCCAGCGCTACTTCCTCTTCTGAGGGGCGGTGTGATGTCGAGAGCGGCACTGCTCGTCCTGGCCGACGGCCGCTTCCCGGCCGGAGGGCACGCGCACTCCGGCGGGGCGGAGGCGGCCGTCAAGGCCGGCCGGATCACCTCCGCGGCGAGCCTGGAGGCCTTCTGCCGGGGCCGGGCCCACACCGCGGGGCTGGTCGCGGGAGCACTCGCCGCGGCCGCGGTACTCGGCGCGGACATGGGGGAGTTGGACGCGGCGGCGGACGCGCGGACCCCGTCGCCCGCCCTCCGGGCGGCCGCGCGGCGGCTCGGCCGGCAGCTGCTGCGGGCGGCGCGGGCGAGCTGGCCGTCCGGCGAACTCGACGCGCTCGCCGGACGGTTCCCCAAGGGGGCGCACCAGCCCGTCGTACTCGGGCTCGCCGCCCGGGCGGCCGGACTCGGACCCGAGGACGCCGCGTACTGCGCGCTGTACGAGAGCGTGAGCGGGCCCGCCACGGCCACGGTACGGCTCCTCAGCCTCGACCCGTTCGACGCGACCGGCGTCCTGGCCCGGCTGGCACCGGAGCTGGACCGGATCGCGGACACGGCGGTGGAGGCGGCGCGCCGCGTGGCCGACGAGGGCGTCGACGCCCTCCCCGCCGCGTCCGCACCGCTGCTGGAGGTCGGCGCGGAGTGGCACGCGACCTGGCCCATGAGGCTGTTCGCGTCCTGAGCCGCCCCACACCTCGCGGATCCCCTTCGAAGGGGCCTCGCCCCTCGTATGAACCCGGACGGGCCCGGACCGGCTCACCCCCCCACGACCTCGACGGGCCCGCACCACCCCACCCCCCGACCCCGACCTGCCCGCACCGACCCGGCCGCCCCCCCCCGGGCGGGCCGGCGAATACGTTGGCCACCCCACAGGAGCCGTTCATGCATCTCGACCACGACCACCATGGCCCCGCAGCGCTCAGCGCGGACGCCCGTCGGCCCGACGGGACCCGGCGTGCGCTGCGCATCGGGCTCGGCGGGCCCGTCGGGTCGGGCAAGACCGCGACCGTCGCCGCGCTCTGCCGTGCGCTGCGCGAGGAACTGTCCCTCGCCGTCGTCACCAACGACATCTACACGCGCGAGGACGCCGAGTTCCTGCTCCGCGAGGCCGTCCTGCCGCCCGAGCGGATCACCGCCGTGGAGACGGGCGCCTGCCCGCACACCGCGATCCGGGACGACATCTCCGCCAACCTCGAAGCCGTCGAGGACCTGGAGGACGCGGTCGGCCCGCTGGACCTGATCCTTGTCGAGTCCGGCGGGGACAACCTCACCGCCACCTTCTCCAAGGGCCTCGTGGACTTCCAGATCTTCGTGATCGACGTGGCCGGCGGGGACGACATCCCGCGCAAGGGCGGCCCCGGCGTCACCACCGCCGACCTGCTCGTCGTCAACAAGACCGACCTCGCCCCGCACGTCGGCTCGGACCTCGCCCGGATGGCCGCGGACGCCAAGGCGCAGCGGGCCGGACTCCCGGTCGTCCTCCAGTCGCTGCGCGGCGAGGGCGGGGTCACGGACGTGGCCGCGTGGGTGCGGGAGCGGCTCGCGGCGTGGACGGCATGACGGCCACGGGGGTCCGCGCAACCGCACGGATCGTCGCCCGCGCGGACGGACGCGGCGGTACGGCGCTGCCCGTGCTGGACGGCGAGGGCCCGCTGGCGCTGCGCCGCACCAGGGCGAGCGGGACCGAGGCGAAGGTGATGGTGGTCGGCGCGATGAGCGGCCCGCTCGGCGGCGACCGCCTCGCCCTGGCCGTGCGGGCGGAACGGGGCGCCCGGCTGCACGTCGGATCCGCGGCCGCCACCCTCGCGCTGCCCGGCCAGACCAAGGACACGGCCCACTACGACGTCCGGCTCGACGTGGCCGAGGGCGGGGAACTGCACTGGTTGCCGGAACAGTTGATCTCGGCCGGCGGCAGCGACCTGTACGTCACCACGCGGGCCGAACTCGACGGCGGGGCACGGCTCGTGCTGCGTGAGGAGCAGGTGCTCGGCCGGGTCGGCGAGCAACCCGGGCGGCTCACCAGCCGGTTGACCGTACGGGTCGCCGGCCGGACCGTCCTGGACCAGGAGCTGGCCTGCGGTCCCGGAGCGCCGGGCGGGTGGGACGGCCCCGGTGTGCTCGCCGGTCACCGGGCGGTCGGTCAACTCGTCGTCGTCCGGCCTGAGT of the Streptomyces sp. 1222.5 genome contains:
- a CDS encoding adenosylmethionine--8-amino-7-oxononanoate transaminase codes for the protein MPDLSRPSVPELLELDRKHVWHPYGPMPGRAEPLVVESASGVRLRLADGSGELVDGMSSWWSAIHGYSHPVLNEAAHEQLGRMSHVMFGGLTHEPAVRLAKLLVDMSPDGLEHVFLADSGSVSVEVAVKMCLQYWRSLGRPGKRRLLTWRGGYHGDTWNPMSVCDPEGGMHELWTGVLPRQVFADAPPAEYEESYAEHLRELIARHADELAAVIVEPVVQGAGGMRFHSPDYLRVLREACDAHDVLLVFDEIATGFGRTGALFAADHAAVTPDVMCVGKALTGGYLTMAATLCTARVADGISRGEVPVLAHGPTFMGNPLAAAVACASLGLLLGQDWRTEVKRIEAALREGLAPAAELPGVRDVRVLGAIGVVQLDHEIDMAAATAAAVREGVWLRPFRDLIYTMPPYVTPDADLERITRAVCAAAREG
- the bioB gene encoding biotin synthase BioB — encoded protein: MDLLNTLVDKGLRRELPTREEALAVLATSDDDLLDVVAAAGKVRRHWFGRRVKLNYLVNLKSGLCPEDCSYCSQRLGSKAEILKYTWLKPDEASQAAAAGLAGGAKRVCLVASGRGPTDRDVDRVSDTIKAIKDQNEDVEVCACLGLLSDGQAERLREAGADAYNHNLNTSESTYGDITTTHTYADRVDTVQKAHAAGLSACSGLIAGMGESDEDLVDVVYSLRALDPDSVPVNFLIPFEGTPLAKEWNLTPQRCLRILAMVRFVCPDVEVRIAGGREVHLRTMQPLALNLANSIFLGDYLTSEGQAGKADLEMIADAGFEVEGAGEVTLPEHRATAAGGGCGSHEGAGCGSEAEAGCGSHAEAGCGSHAGGGVCGTAAVTATPAAQEARPDLVAVRRRGAGTDLAPNA
- a CDS encoding 8-amino-7-oxononanoate synthase, coding for MAFGWIDEQAEARRRAGLVRTLRPRPADSPLLDLASNDYLGLAHHPEVTEGAARAARTWGGGATGSRLVTGTTELHSELERELAAYCGFEAALVFSSGYAANLAAVTALGPHGSLIVSDAGNHASLIDGCRLARGATQVVGHGDPEAVRKALATHEGTAIVVSDTVFSVDGDQAPLAGLAAACREHGAGLVVDDAHGLGVLGDGGRGAPYATGLAGAEDVVVTATLSKSLGSQGGVVLGPARVIGHLVNAARTFIFDTGLAPAAVGAALAALRLLVREPERAARAREVASELHARLTAAGLEAVRPDAAVVSVRAPSPEQAVRWAADCRTAGLAVGCFRPPSVPDGISRLRLTARADLSGAEIERAVRVIGETRP
- a CDS encoding DUF397 domain-containing protein, translating into MTALPRNVPASTDLHDVSWLRSSHSTGANNCVETARPDTGPWAGLLAVRDSKDPAGPALLFSPESWAEFVTTLP
- a CDS encoding helix-turn-helix transcriptional regulator, which codes for MQNGPAVRRRKLGAELRTLRTGAGLTSGEAAQLVGWHQSKVSRIETGASGVKPADLRLLLDAYGVRGGHLRELLLMLAGSEDAGGSNRWWHAYRGVLPPTYRDFISLESQASVMRTLETTVVPGLLQTAEYATAVTRAAVNDLDEEHLDALVEVRLARQDVLRSHPPLELSAVLDEAVLRREVGGPGVMTRQLERLEEAARLPQVRLQVLPFGAGAHVGLTGPFVIFSFPSTSDLDVVVVDQLTSSLYLERKEDLMAYSQAFKSLQNQALSPEDSLDYIAGIGDGA
- a CDS encoding ATP-binding protein, whose translation is MADHLEASVTLPSDPASVSAARAYVVGTLAEWGLPSDTDVADTVRLIVSELATNAVQHTFGQSPTFTVDIALDRDEHLRIGVTDSHPRFPKRLPAAVQQDNGRGMVIIRCLTAECGGKLRVRPTREGGKTVFIELPWALPVEPVAAGGQQEP
- a CDS encoding C40 family peptidase, giving the protein MSALNRVPSLMARAGTASALTLAAVGGSIAVPGLATDASAATTAATATKALKIAASKKGAPYQYGATGPRRFDCSGLTLYSFKKAGKKLPRTAAQQYNKSHHISARSRKAGDLVFFHSGSSVYHVGIYAGHGKIWHAPRTGDVVRLQKIWTKSVWYGRVS
- a CDS encoding ATP-dependent Clp protease proteolytic subunit, with product MSRPSARHVLPEFTERTGSGARTLDPYGKLFEDRVVFLGTPVDDAAANDVTAQFMYLEHAAPDRDITLYINSPGGSFGAMTAIYDTMRYVGCDIATYCLGQAVSVAAVLLAAGTHGQRFTLPSARMVLEQPALPEPVRGQPSDLAIQAGELARTRALTETILAAHTGRTAEQVHRDLERDLVLDASGALAYGLVDGVVPSRREMPGAPDAR
- a CDS encoding type II toxin-antitoxin system Phd/YefM family antitoxin; this translates as MAYEIPVTQARAELADLINRVVYGGERVVVTRHGKPLVALVSAADLDRLDALDEQGEDGVVSTVSGVREAGSVAREQQHFGIAAEHRRPGAP
- a CDS encoding urease subunit gamma produces the protein MQLTPHEQERLLIHVAADVAEKRRARGLRLNHPEAVALITSHILEGARDGRTVAELMSSGRKLLTRDDVMDGVPEMIHDVQVEATFPDGTKLVTVHEPII
- a CDS encoding urease subunit beta — encoded protein: MIPGEILFAEEPVNFNDGREVVRLRVLNAADRPVQVGSHYHFAEANPGLEFDRAAARGRRLNIAAGTAVRFEPGIPVDIELVALVGARIVPGLRGETGGALDA